A DNA window from Streptococcus mutans contains the following coding sequences:
- a CDS encoding Blp family class II bacteriocin, producing the protein MDTQAFEQFDVMDSQTLSTVEGGKVSGGEAVAAIGICATASAAIGGLAGATLVTPYCVGTWGLIRSH; encoded by the coding sequence ATGGATACACAGGCATTTGAACAATTTGATGTAATGGACAGCCAAACACTTTCAACTGTTGAAGGTGGGAAGGTATCGGGTGGAGAAGCAGTCGCGGCAATTGGAATATGTGCAACTGCTTCAGCAGCAATTGGAGGACTGGCAGGTGCGACTCTTGTTACCCCATATTGTGTAGGCACTTGGGGACTCATTCGATCTCATTAA
- a CDS encoding bacteriocin class II family protein, producing MELNVNNYKSLTNDELSEVFGGDKQAADTFLSAVGGAASGFTYCASNGVWHPYILAGCAGVGAVGSVVFPH from the coding sequence ATGGAATTAAATGTAAATAATTATAAAAGTTTAACTAATGATGAATTGTCAGAAGTTTTTGGTGGAGATAAACAAGCTGCTGATACGTTTCTTTCAGCGGTAGGAGGAGCTGCATCAGGATTCACCTATTGTGCGTCAAATGGTGTGTGGCACCCATATATTCTTGCTGGATGTGCTGGAGTTGGTGCGGTTGGATCTGTAGTTTTTCCACACTAA
- a CDS encoding winged helix-turn-helix transcriptional regulator, with the protein MGDEKLSPGENQSVLIPKSCTIYYLKDWTCQEKVDRKLSELERDGLISRRDYQQMPPKVVYSITDYGRTANTIIDVVCHCREDNIRRRQILGEEIDLTSYDF; encoded by the coding sequence GTGGGTGACGAAAAATTAAGTCCTGGAGAGAACCAATCTGTACTGATCCCCAAAAGTTGTACTATTTATTATTTAAAGGATTGGACTTGTCAAGAAAAAGTAGACAGGAAGTTAAGTGAATTAGAGAGGGATGGTTTGATTAGTCGTAGAGATTATCAGCAGATGCCTCCTAAGGTCGTCTATTCTATAACAGACTATGGCCGTACTGCTAATACGATTATTGATGTCGTGTGCCATTGCAGAGAGGACAATATCAGGCGGCGTCAAATATTAGGCGAAGAAATTGACTTAACTTCGTACGATTTTTAA
- the rpsO gene encoding 30S ribosomal protein S15, with amino-acid sequence MAISKEKKNEIIKQYARHDGDTGSVEVQVAVLTWEINHLNEHIKQHKKDHATYRGLMKKIGHRRNLLAYLRRTDVNRYRDLISSLGLRR; translated from the coding sequence ATGGCAATCTCAAAAGAGAAAAAAAATGAAATTATTAAACAATACGCGCGTCATGACGGTGACACAGGTTCAGTAGAGGTACAAGTTGCTGTCCTTACTTGGGAGATCAATCATCTTAATGAACATATTAAACAGCATAAAAAAGACCATGCAACTTACCGTGGATTGATGAAAAAGATCGGTCATCGCCGTAATCTTTTAGCTTACCTTCGCCGTACGGACGTTAATCGTTATCGTGATCTTATCAGCTCACTTGGACTTCGTCGTTAA
- the pnp gene encoding polyribonucleotide nucleotidyltransferase, with protein sequence MSKQVFETIFAGKKLAVEIGQVAKQANGAALVRYGDSTVLSAAVMSKKMSTGDFFPLQINYEEKRYAAGKFPGGFNKREGRPSTDATLTARLIDRPIRPMFAEGFRNEVQVINTVLSYDADASAPMAAMFGSSLALSISDIPFNGPIAGVQVAYLDGQYVINPTAEEKKASLLELTVAGTKEAINMVESGAKELSEDIMLEALLKGHKAVRELIAFQEEIIAAVGKEKAEVELLQVDADLQAEIVGKYNADLQKAVQIEEKKAREIATEAVKEHVTAEYEERYAEHEEHDRIMRDVAEILEQMEHAEVRRLITEDKVRPDGRRVDEIRPLDAEIDFLPKVHGSGLFTRGQTQALSVLTLAPMGDTQIVDGLDEEYKKRFMHHYNFPQYSVGETGRYGAPGRREIGHGALGERALAQVLPSLEAFPYAIRLVAEVLESNGSSSQASICAGTLALMAGGVPIKAPVAGIAMGLISDGTNYTVLTDIQGLEDHFGDMDFKVAGTREGITALQMDIKIEGITPQILEEALAQAKKARFEILDVIEKVIPAPRLELAPTAPKIDTIKVDVDKIKIVIGKGGETIDKIIEETGVKIDIDEDGNIAIYSSDQEAINRTKEIIASLVREAKVGEIYEAEVVRIEKFGAFVHLFDKTDALVHISEIAWTRTNKVEDVLAVGDKVTVKVVKVDDKGRIDASMKALLPRPPRSEKSNKEDHQSVRHHGSPKDDKGKEKYDK encoded by the coding sequence ATGTCAAAACAAGTGTTTGAAACAATTTTTGCTGGCAAAAAGCTGGCTGTAGAAATCGGTCAGGTTGCCAAACAAGCCAATGGTGCTGCTTTGGTTCGTTATGGTGATTCAACGGTCTTGAGTGCTGCAGTTATGTCTAAAAAAATGTCCACAGGCGATTTCTTCCCACTTCAGATTAATTATGAAGAAAAAAGATACGCAGCTGGGAAATTCCCCGGTGGCTTTAACAAGCGTGAAGGCCGGCCATCAACCGATGCTACTTTAACGGCTCGCTTAATTGATCGTCCGATTCGTCCCATGTTTGCGGAAGGTTTTCGCAATGAAGTCCAAGTCATTAATACAGTTCTGTCTTATGATGCTGATGCGAGTGCTCCTATGGCGGCTATGTTTGGCAGTTCACTAGCACTTTCGATTTCAGATATTCCTTTTAATGGCCCGATTGCTGGGGTACAAGTTGCTTACCTTGATGGTCAATATGTTATTAATCCTACGGCTGAAGAAAAGAAAGCTTCACTTTTAGAATTGACTGTCGCCGGAACCAAGGAAGCCATCAATATGGTTGAGTCTGGTGCTAAGGAATTGTCAGAAGATATCATGCTTGAAGCCCTTCTCAAAGGACATAAAGCGGTACGTGAACTAATTGCTTTCCAAGAGGAAATTATAGCAGCTGTTGGTAAAGAAAAAGCTGAAGTTGAATTGTTACAGGTGGATGCTGATTTGCAGGCTGAAATTGTTGGAAAATACAATGCAGACCTTCAAAAGGCTGTCCAAATTGAGGAAAAGAAAGCCCGCGAAATTGCGACAGAAGCTGTCAAAGAGCACGTGACTGCTGAATATGAAGAACGCTATGCTGAACACGAGGAACATGACCGTATCATGCGCGACGTAGCTGAAATCCTTGAACAGATGGAACACGCAGAGGTTCGCCGTCTTATCACAGAAGACAAGGTTCGTCCTGACGGTCGTCGTGTTGATGAAATCCGTCCGCTTGATGCAGAGATTGATTTCTTGCCAAAAGTACATGGTTCAGGTCTCTTTACTCGTGGACAAACCCAAGCCTTGTCAGTGTTAACATTGGCTCCAATGGGAGATACCCAAATTGTGGACGGGCTTGACGAAGAATATAAAAAACGCTTCATGCATCATTATAATTTCCCGCAATATTCGGTTGGGGAAACGGGACGGTATGGAGCGCCAGGACGCCGAGAAATCGGTCATGGAGCTCTTGGTGAACGTGCTTTGGCTCAAGTTCTGCCAAGTTTGGAAGCATTTCCTTATGCCATTCGTTTGGTAGCTGAAGTGTTAGAATCAAACGGTTCCTCATCACAGGCTTCAATTTGTGCGGGAACGCTCGCTCTTATGGCTGGGGGTGTACCTATCAAAGCACCAGTTGCAGGTATTGCTATGGGACTTATCTCAGACGGCACTAACTATACCGTTTTGACCGATATCCAAGGACTAGAAGATCACTTCGGCGATATGGACTTTAAAGTTGCAGGTACCCGTGAAGGTATCACAGCTTTGCAAATGGATATTAAGATTGAGGGTATTACACCGCAGATTTTAGAAGAAGCTCTTGCCCAAGCTAAAAAAGCACGTTTTGAAATTCTTGATGTGATCGAAAAAGTCATTCCTGCACCACGTCTAGAATTAGCACCGACAGCACCTAAAATTGACACAATTAAAGTTGATGTTGATAAAATCAAGATTGTCATTGGCAAGGGCGGTGAAACCATTGATAAGATTATTGAAGAAACTGGCGTTAAGATTGATATTGATGAAGACGGTAATATTGCTATCTACTCTAGCGATCAAGAGGCTATCAATCGGACTAAGGAAATTATTGCAAGTTTGGTACGTGAAGCTAAGGTTGGTGAGATCTATGAAGCTGAAGTTGTCCGTATTGAGAAATTTGGTGCTTTTGTGCATCTTTTTGATAAGACAGATGCACTCGTTCACATCTCTGAAATAGCTTGGACCCGCACGAATAAAGTAGAAGATGTCTTGGCTGTTGGAGATAAGGTTACGGTCAAAGTTGTTAAGGTAGATGACAAAGGCCGTATTGATGCTTCCATGAAAGCTTTATTACCACGTCCGCCAAGATCTGAAAAGTCAAATAAGGAGGACCATCAATCTGTCAGACATCACGGTTCTCCTAAAGACGATAAAGGTAAAGAAAAATATGATAAATAA